In Vibrio hippocampi, the following are encoded in one genomic region:
- a CDS encoding sodium-dependent transporter: MATSNANTKPRDTWGSKLGFVMAAAGSAVGLGNIWKFPYTAGESGGGAFVAIYLIFVIFIGFSVMLTEFAVGRKTGLSAVGAFKSTDRRWTFVGVIGVISGLLIMGFYPVVGGWSLAYIQKIATGLLDTPEAIGGSFGAFISDPVQPLLWMALYLVLNIVIVIKGISGGIEKAGKILMPLLFIILIIVSIRGLMLPGSIEGLKFLFNPDFSKVDSSVILAALGQAFFSLSLGMGCMITYGSYLKKKENLVQTTAMVTAMDTSVAILAGVAMFPAMFAFGMEPTAGPGLVFGVVPQLFAEMGGMVGLLLALLFFVGLSVAALTSSVSLLEVVVSYLIDEKGMKRTTAVLLSAVVMALLCIIASLSLGGVGPTLFDVGAFDIFDLLTDKIFLAVGGMLVCIFAGWRLNREDLKKEITNDGDVSFPLFNLWYNLVKYVIPFAIAIVAIAGVKGGFDAGKGEIMVLGLVMIAVTALFSKKL; the protein is encoded by the coding sequence GTGGCAACAAGCAACGCGAACACAAAGCCCCGTGATACTTGGGGCTCGAAACTTGGTTTCGTTATGGCAGCAGCAGGTTCTGCTGTCGGTCTTGGTAACATTTGGAAATTCCCATACACCGCGGGTGAAAGTGGTGGTGGTGCATTTGTTGCTATCTATCTTATATTCGTTATCTTTATCGGTTTCAGCGTCATGCTGACTGAGTTTGCAGTGGGTCGTAAAACTGGTCTTTCTGCAGTTGGTGCATTTAAGTCTACTGACCGTCGTTGGACATTCGTTGGGGTTATTGGCGTCATCTCTGGTCTATTGATCATGGGCTTCTACCCTGTTGTTGGTGGCTGGTCTCTCGCTTACATCCAAAAAATCGCAACTGGTCTGTTAGACACGCCTGAAGCGATCGGTGGCAGCTTCGGTGCATTCATCTCGGATCCAGTACAACCTCTACTTTGGATGGCGCTATACCTAGTGCTGAACATTGTGATTGTTATCAAGGGTATTTCAGGTGGTATCGAAAAAGCAGGCAAGATTCTTATGCCTCTGCTATTTATCATCCTTATCATTGTTTCTATTCGTGGTTTAATGCTACCGGGTTCAATCGAAGGTCTTAAGTTCCTGTTTAACCCAGATTTCTCCAAAGTAGACAGCAGCGTTATTCTTGCGGCTCTTGGTCAAGCGTTCTTCTCTCTAAGTCTTGGTATGGGCTGTATGATTACTTACGGTAGCTACCTGAAGAAGAAAGAGAACCTAGTTCAAACCACCGCTATGGTAACAGCGATGGATACCAGCGTTGCTATCCTTGCTGGTGTGGCAATGTTCCCTGCTATGTTTGCTTTCGGTATGGAGCCAACCGCTGGTCCAGGTCTAGTATTTGGCGTTGTTCCACAACTGTTTGCTGAAATGGGCGGAATGGTTGGTTTACTGCTTGCGCTACTCTTCTTCGTTGGCCTAAGTGTTGCCGCGCTAACGTCTTCAGTTTCTCTGCTTGAAGTTGTGGTTTCATACCTAATCGACGAAAAAGGCATGAAGCGTACTACGGCTGTATTGCTATCTGCTGTCGTGATGGCACTACTTTGTATCATCGCATCGCTATCACTAGGTGGCGTGGGTCCAACTCTGTTTGATGTTGGCGCATTTGATATCTTCGACCTACTGACTGATAAGATCTTCCTTGCGGTTGGCGGTATGTTAGTGTGTATCTTCGCGGGTTGGAGACTAAACCGTGAAGACCTTAAGAAAGAAATCACTAACGATGGTGACGTCTCTTTCCCACTATTTAACCTATGGTACAACCTAGTTAAATACGTGATTCCATTTGCTATCGCTATCGTTGCAATCGCTGGTGTTAAAGGTGGTTTCGATGCGGGTAAAGGCGAAATCATGGTACTTGGTCTGGTTATGATCGCTGTGACTGCGCTGTTCTCGAAAAAACTGTAA
- a CDS encoding DUF3466 family protein, protein MSAYKHFPYLFVLALVPNHGFSALYRVVEVDTSAFQSASEYYSASIAPSTSQTSCFDSSCDEDDHQVVGYSMNGLEGLPIDEEVPFDIDNHFYYLTYSDLEDYCEDQLGYATCEAWAENRWYGSSDTGIGGLQNERQAYYNADYSPLYASFIENDSDVTQQQVVPDDYSDDVTSVDDTMEIKARKVDAQGNIIANASSGYFNYSGYYVLPYRSRGLIVTDDQTISLEPQADTELTYADEESEQTIISQMGGTIAFDSFTYSDGTESQTYVVGSAAVATFDYDDDSKEYYSDVDICADGTLTQPLLDSGCQNFRFASKAYIWSLSDDGETRFSVADWDTSDYANYDEASAQASVRSATIVDREDSDYDGLPVLVGFNTELESDDDAMMMQAAVFRPSNTESFAVGEDAWESTFISNTELEQDGDYIYSNSLAKAVNSNLIVIGEAKRKGSVPVSGTAANRMFVADANDATPSATYFNNLGHSIFFTSVGGEVNGINSFNEIVGEVDAESHSEIDSSQRRRRGFILPYDGEGSDEDRMTRFESTAWWLDDLTNGGDYSDDNNAYRIVTASDINDQGVISATAIKCEGGYDSTEHFATCGEGDQEETVVAVKLMPIQDATSYDIEEREESTDTVDREGGSSSWWWMSLLVALLLMRFGRVSRRC, encoded by the coding sequence TTGTCTGCTTATAAACACTTTCCCTACTTGTTCGTTTTAGCTCTTGTGCCGAATCATGGTTTTTCTGCACTGTATCGAGTTGTCGAGGTCGACACCTCAGCATTTCAGTCGGCTTCTGAGTACTACTCAGCATCCATTGCACCTTCAACCAGCCAAACTTCCTGCTTTGATAGCAGTTGCGACGAAGATGACCACCAAGTTGTTGGCTACAGTATGAATGGTTTAGAAGGATTACCTATCGACGAAGAAGTCCCGTTTGATATCGACAACCACTTTTACTATCTGACCTATAGTGATTTAGAAGACTATTGTGAGGATCAACTTGGCTACGCAACTTGCGAAGCGTGGGCAGAAAACCGTTGGTATGGCAGCTCGGATACTGGGATTGGCGGGTTACAAAATGAGCGACAAGCTTATTACAATGCAGACTATTCACCGTTATATGCCTCTTTTATCGAGAACGACAGTGATGTCACCCAGCAACAAGTCGTGCCCGATGATTATAGTGACGATGTCACCAGCGTTGATGACACCATGGAAATCAAGGCAAGAAAGGTAGATGCACAGGGCAATATTATCGCCAATGCCAGCAGCGGATACTTCAACTACAGTGGCTATTATGTGCTGCCTTATCGCTCTCGCGGTTTAATTGTTACCGATGACCAAACCATCAGCCTAGAACCGCAAGCCGACACCGAACTCACCTATGCCGATGAAGAATCCGAGCAGACCATTATTTCCCAAATGGGTGGGACGATCGCTTTTGACTCGTTCACATATTCAGATGGCACAGAAAGCCAAACTTATGTGGTAGGCAGTGCTGCTGTGGCAACATTTGACTACGATGATGACTCTAAAGAGTATTATTCAGACGTTGATATCTGTGCCGATGGCACTCTCACTCAACCGCTTCTTGATAGCGGCTGCCAAAACTTCCGTTTTGCATCAAAAGCCTACATTTGGTCACTGTCAGACGACGGCGAGACACGATTTTCGGTCGCCGATTGGGATACCAGTGATTATGCCAACTATGATGAAGCCTCTGCTCAAGCCAGTGTGCGCAGCGCGACGATTGTTGATCGAGAAGACAGTGACTATGACGGACTTCCCGTGTTGGTGGGCTTTAACACGGAATTAGAAAGTGACGATGACGCGATGATGATGCAAGCCGCCGTCTTTAGACCCAGCAATACTGAAAGCTTTGCCGTCGGTGAGGATGCGTGGGAAAGTACCTTTATCTCCAATACAGAATTGGAGCAAGATGGTGATTATATCTATAGCAATTCATTGGCTAAAGCCGTCAACAGCAACCTAATCGTTATTGGTGAAGCCAAGCGTAAAGGCAGTGTCCCTGTGAGTGGAACCGCAGCCAACCGTATGTTTGTCGCCGACGCCAATGACGCCACACCTAGTGCTACCTATTTCAACAATCTGGGACACAGCATCTTCTTTACCAGCGTCGGCGGTGAAGTCAACGGGATAAACAGCTTCAACGAGATTGTTGGTGAGGTCGACGCCGAAAGTCACTCAGAGATTGACAGTAGCCAACGTCGTCGCCGTGGTTTTATCTTGCCTTATGATGGCGAGGGCTCCGACGAAGATCGTATGACACGATTTGAATCAACCGCATGGTGGTTAGACGACTTGACCAATGGCGGTGACTACAGTGACGACAATAATGCCTATCGCATCGTGACCGCTTCGGACATTAATGATCAGGGTGTGATTTCCGCGACAGCGATTAAGTGTGAAGGTGGCTATGACAGTACTGAACACTTCGCAACCTGTGGCGAAGGCGATCAAGAAGAAACCGTGGTCGCGGTTAAATTGATGCCGATTCAAGACGCGACCAGTTATGACATTGAAGAGCGTGAAGAATCCACAGATACGGTTGATAGAGAAGGTGGCAGTAGCTCTTGGTGGTGGATGAGTTTGCTTGTTGCTTTGCTATTGATGCGTTTTGGTAGAGTGAGTAGAAGGTGCTAG
- a CDS encoding LysE family translocator, with amino-acid sequence MNLTELFSLLTITTITIITPGPDFLIVSRNSIVGSRRAGIITAFGVSTAIWVHITYSICIIRLASVHSDFIMDIMKYCGASYLFYLGYLSLRSSQPSAGQLKNKKRENYWIQGFLNNLFNPKATLFFISVFSQVISTDTVLLDQIKYGLVITAICLSWFTIVPFLLTTERVAPSMNKVLKPLEKLAGILFIAYSLNTFLIL; translated from the coding sequence ATGAATCTTACGGAGCTATTTTCTTTGCTGACGATTACCACTATTACCATTATTACGCCCGGCCCCGATTTTCTGATTGTTTCTCGAAACTCTATAGTCGGCTCCCGACGAGCGGGGATAATTACGGCTTTTGGCGTGTCGACTGCCATTTGGGTTCATATCACCTACTCGATATGCATTATCCGTTTGGCTTCCGTACATTCCGATTTTATAATGGATATCATGAAGTATTGCGGCGCTAGTTATTTGTTTTACTTAGGTTATCTTTCTCTGAGGTCGAGCCAGCCTTCAGCGGGGCAGCTGAAAAACAAAAAGCGAGAGAACTACTGGATACAGGGTTTTCTCAATAATCTATTTAACCCAAAAGCCACCTTATTCTTTATTAGCGTATTCAGTCAGGTGATCTCTACGGATACCGTGTTGCTAGATCAAATTAAGTATGGACTTGTTATTACAGCAATCTGCTTAAGCTGGTTTACGATTGTGCCTTTCCTGTTAACGACAGAGCGAGTAGCGCCATCAATGAACAAAGTTCTGAAACCATTAGAAAAATTGGCCGGTATATTGTTTATCGCTTATTCCTTAAATACATTCCTGATATTGTAG
- a CDS encoding DUF2000 domain-containing protein, whose translation MSNVFENKIVIIIDDDMNKGVTANRAAVLMSGLAAKHPAIVGKSHITRDNISIEGFTQLPIIILTRPEDKTYSDLIKSTRQAGCYHTMFLRRAEGVRSYADYSESISEDNFDELDIDGVVIYGKRKKVDKLTKNLPSLR comes from the coding sequence ATGAGTAATGTGTTCGAAAACAAAATCGTTATTATCATTGATGATGATATGAACAAAGGGGTAACGGCTAACAGGGCTGCGGTTTTGATGTCAGGACTCGCTGCAAAACACCCAGCTATTGTCGGCAAAAGCCACATAACACGGGATAACATCAGTATCGAAGGCTTTACTCAGTTACCGATTATTATCCTTACGCGGCCTGAAGATAAAACATATAGCGACCTGATTAAATCGACCCGACAAGCGGGTTGTTATCACACTATGTTCCTGAGACGGGCGGAAGGCGTCCGGTCGTATGCAGACTATTCTGAGTCCATATCTGAAGACAACTTTGATGAACTGGATATTGATGGCGTGGTGATATACGGAAAAAGAAAAAAAGTGGATAAGTTGACCAAAAACTTGCCTTCTTTGAGGTAG
- a CDS encoding molybdopterin-dependent oxidoreductase — MRIPTFFWEYVGNKEKVIVEADDHYLDITGMVESAVSIPLNELHKHIPQVRGRRRFYCVNGWSLECEWAGFRLSDFLALANPQGKFVKATSLGGYVDTTSIETLLRGDSWLVTHMDGEPLSFKRGQPVRLMVFDLYQFKGVKALKSIEITDTYEKGTWSSVGYTDATIQPYPHKAIDLNEERLPEPHLLDLFEKSQIEGESL, encoded by the coding sequence ATGCGTATACCAACATTTTTCTGGGAATATGTCGGCAACAAAGAAAAAGTCATTGTAGAAGCAGACGATCATTACCTCGATATTACCGGAATGGTAGAGAGCGCGGTAAGTATTCCTTTAAATGAACTTCACAAACATATTCCCCAGGTCAGAGGTCGCAGACGATTTTACTGCGTCAACGGATGGAGCCTTGAGTGCGAGTGGGCAGGATTCAGGCTCTCTGACTTTCTTGCCCTTGCCAACCCACAAGGCAAGTTTGTGAAAGCAACCAGCCTTGGTGGCTATGTTGATACAACGTCTATAGAGACGCTGCTGCGCGGAGATAGCTGGTTAGTAACCCATATGGATGGAGAGCCTCTTTCATTTAAACGGGGGCAGCCAGTCAGACTAATGGTGTTCGACCTTTATCAGTTCAAGGGTGTAAAAGCACTAAAATCAATCGAAATAACGGATACCTACGAAAAGGGGACATGGTCATCTGTTGGATATACCGATGCAACCATTCAGCCATACCCGCATAAAGCGATAGACTTAAATGAAGAGCGACTACCCGAGCCCCACCTTCTAGATCTATTCGAAAAAAGCCAGATTGAAGGAGAGTCATTATGA
- a CDS encoding formylglycine-generating enzyme family protein gives MILIPCGTAYVGSDTASESPKVLVDIPAFRISKYQVTNSQFRAFIESGGYEKADFWSKDGFAWLKESKQMQPAFWDESRYTGDNQPVTGISFFEAEAYARWANGRLPTEVEWEKAARGSQGIIYPWGQDEPTLAIANFSPDYVPIEIASVDVDKFPTNVSPFGCYQMAGNLYEWCSDYFHTDTPQKRNMSFYREERVSRRRVLKGGAWTTDASRLRAAARWSYTPDLRDNIIGFRIAQDVRS, from the coding sequence ATGATATTAATACCTTGTGGCACTGCTTATGTGGGCTCTGATACAGCCTCTGAATCACCAAAGGTGTTAGTCGATATCCCTGCGTTTCGCATATCAAAGTATCAGGTAACCAACTCTCAGTTCCGAGCGTTTATAGAATCCGGAGGATATGAAAAAGCCGATTTCTGGTCTAAAGACGGCTTTGCATGGCTAAAAGAGAGTAAGCAGATGCAGCCAGCCTTTTGGGACGAAAGCCGATATACAGGAGATAACCAACCCGTAACGGGGATTAGCTTTTTCGAAGCTGAGGCTTATGCAAGATGGGCAAATGGTCGCCTGCCAACAGAAGTTGAGTGGGAAAAGGCCGCAAGAGGGTCTCAGGGCATTATATACCCTTGGGGACAGGATGAGCCGACACTTGCGATAGCCAACTTCTCACCTGACTATGTACCCATTGAAATAGCATCTGTTGATGTTGATAAATTTCCGACAAATGTCTCCCCGTTTGGCTGCTATCAAATGGCAGGAAACCTGTATGAATGGTGTTCAGATTATTTTCATACCGACACGCCCCAAAAACGGAACATGAGCTTCTACCGAGAAGAACGGGTATCCCGCCGCAGAGTTCTGAAAGGAGGCGCATGGACAACCGACGCCTCTCGCCTTCGGGCTGCAGCACGCTGGTCATATACGCCAGACTTACGGGACAACATTATCGGATTTCGTATCGCACAAGATGTAAGGAGTTAA
- a CDS encoding Lrp/AsnC family transcriptional regulator, with protein MKNITGRMHRSDVDILEELQNDSRVTVSELADRVNLSDSPCWRRWKKLEEEGYITGYSATLDRKKLGLQVVGFSQIRLNSHHPIDTEKFELAIREFNWVMTCFCITGEADFIVQIVANNLDQYYERASELRRLPYVWSIQSSIAIKEVKNTNQLPLRN; from the coding sequence GTGAAAAATATTACCGGAAGGATGCATCGTTCCGATGTAGATATACTTGAGGAGCTACAAAATGACAGCCGTGTCACCGTTAGTGAGTTAGCAGACAGGGTTAATTTAAGTGATAGCCCATGTTGGCGAAGATGGAAGAAGCTGGAAGAAGAGGGGTATATTACCGGTTACAGCGCCACGTTGGATAGAAAAAAGCTGGGTCTGCAAGTTGTTGGCTTTAGTCAGATAAGATTAAACAGCCATCACCCGATAGACACAGAGAAATTTGAACTTGCAATACGGGAGTTTAACTGGGTAATGACCTGCTTCTGTATTACAGGGGAAGCTGATTTTATTGTTCAAATCGTTGCCAACAACCTTGACCAGTACTACGAAAGAGCATCGGAGTTAAGAAGACTACCTTATGTGTGGTCTATTCAGTCTAGTATTGCTATTAAAGAAGTGAAGAATACCAACCAGCTCCCTCTAAGGAATTAA
- a CDS encoding transposase, with the protein MQITSRKQYSDEFKRKAVQQSLNSPDTVKLVAESLNIHPSLLTK; encoded by the coding sequence ATGCAAATCACCTCTCGCAAACAATATTCAGACGAATTTAAAAGAAAAGCAGTTCAACAATCACTAAATTCCCCAGATACGGTAAAGTTAGTGGCAGAATCTTTAAATATTCACCCATCACTTTTAACCAAATAG
- a CDS encoding ABC transporter ATP-binding protein encodes MSDINQSAAVLTIENLSVGFGRGDDVRTVTEGVSLAIKKGETLALVGESGSGKSVTANSVMKLLPKGSSHYLQGSITFDGIDMLSCSERQLRGIRGGRIGMIFQEPMVSLNPLHKIGKQLVETLAIHRGMRTRKAEQLAIEWLTKVGIREPQQKINAYPHELSGGERQRVMIAMALSNEPELLIADEPTTALDVSVQAQILDLLKELQQELGMAMLFITHDLSIVRRIADRVAVMQQGNLVEVNECKTLFTQPSHPYTKKLIESDPRGLPVEVDSEAKTLLSVDKLKVWFPIKGGLFQRVVDHVKAVTDMNFQLQRGYSIGLVGESGSGKSTTGMAILKLVASEGSIEYDGQSIANLDRKGMLPFRSRMQVVFQDPFSALNPRMSVAQVIGEGLKVHFDHHEATLDDMICDVMREVDLDPETRHRYPNEFSGGQRQRIAIARALILKPEFILLDEPTSSLDRTVQAQVLDLLKTLQIKYGLTYLFISHDLTVVKSLCHHTIVMRNGEIVEHGNTQQMFAQPQHEYTQTLVSLSSV; translated from the coding sequence ATGTCGGATATAAATCAAAGTGCCGCGGTACTGACTATTGAAAATCTCTCGGTGGGTTTTGGACGCGGTGACGATGTCAGAACCGTCACAGAGGGAGTATCACTGGCGATAAAAAAGGGTGAAACCTTAGCCTTAGTGGGCGAGAGTGGATCGGGAAAATCCGTGACAGCAAACTCAGTGATGAAACTGTTACCCAAGGGTTCGAGTCACTATTTACAGGGCAGTATCACCTTCGATGGTATTGATATGTTGAGCTGCTCTGAACGACAGTTGCGTGGTATTCGCGGCGGTCGTATTGGCATGATCTTTCAAGAGCCAATGGTGTCGTTAAATCCGCTGCATAAGATAGGCAAGCAATTGGTGGAAACCTTGGCAATCCACCGTGGCATGCGTACCCGAAAAGCGGAGCAGTTAGCGATAGAATGGCTAACAAAGGTCGGCATACGTGAGCCGCAGCAGAAGATCAATGCCTATCCTCATGAGTTATCCGGTGGTGAACGACAAAGGGTCATGATTGCGATGGCGCTCAGCAACGAGCCAGAACTGTTGATCGCTGATGAGCCGACCACGGCATTGGATGTCTCCGTGCAAGCGCAAATTTTAGATCTACTCAAAGAGCTACAACAAGAACTCGGTATGGCGATGCTGTTTATCACCCATGATCTGAGTATTGTGCGTCGAATTGCTGACCGTGTTGCCGTCATGCAGCAAGGGAATCTAGTCGAAGTAAATGAATGTAAAACCTTGTTCACTCAGCCGAGTCATCCTTATACCAAAAAGCTGATTGAATCCGACCCTCGCGGTCTGCCTGTTGAGGTGGACAGTGAAGCAAAAACCTTATTGTCGGTCGATAAACTGAAAGTATGGTTCCCTATTAAGGGCGGCTTGTTCCAGCGAGTGGTCGATCATGTCAAAGCAGTGACCGATATGAATTTCCAATTGCAGCGAGGCTACTCTATCGGTTTAGTCGGAGAAAGTGGCTCAGGTAAATCAACCACCGGCATGGCAATCCTTAAATTGGTCGCCAGTGAGGGAAGTATTGAATACGATGGTCAATCCATCGCTAACCTCGATCGCAAAGGGATGCTGCCGTTTCGCAGTCGAATGCAGGTGGTGTTTCAAGACCCATTTTCAGCATTGAACCCGCGAATGTCAGTGGCTCAAGTGATTGGTGAAGGGCTAAAGGTGCATTTTGATCATCACGAAGCGACACTCGATGACATGATATGCGATGTCATGCGTGAAGTAGACTTAGATCCTGAAACGCGTCATCGCTATCCAAATGAATTTTCTGGTGGGCAAAGACAGCGAATTGCCATTGCGCGTGCTTTGATTCTCAAACCGGAATTTATCTTGCTCGATGAACCAACGTCATCTCTAGACCGCACCGTGCAAGCTCAAGTATTGGATTTGTTGAAAACATTACAGATTAAGTATGGTCTGACCTATCTGTTTATCAGCCATGACCTAACAGTGGTTAAGTCCTTGTGCCACCATACTATTGTGATGCGTAACGGCGAGATCGTTGAGCATGGCAACACTCAACAAATGTTTGCACAACCCCAACATGAGTACACCCAGACCTTAGTCTCTCTATCCTCTGTTTAG
- a CDS encoding ABC transporter permease: MAMNPLTQARWQRFKSNKRGYWSTWLFFILFFLSLFAELIANDKPLLVEYDNQWYYPIAYQYAETEFGGEFETEADYTDPYVIELIQEQGFIIWPLIRFSYDTINYDIVASVPSAPDSVNWLGTDDKGRDVLARIIYGFRISVLFGFILTLVSSIVGVAVGATQGYYGGWLDLLGQRFIEVWSGMPTLFLLIILSSFVEPNFWWLLGIMVLFSWMSLVGVVRAEFLRCRNFDYVKAAHAMGVDDKRIMLRHMLPNAMVASLTMMPFILSGSVTTLTSLDFLGFGLPAGSPSLGELLAQGKANLQAPWLGLSAFAVLSVMLTLLVFAGEAVRDAFDPHQHG; encoded by the coding sequence ATGGCGATGAACCCACTCACCCAAGCGCGCTGGCAGAGATTTAAAAGCAATAAACGTGGCTACTGGTCGACTTGGCTGTTCTTTATTCTATTTTTCCTTAGCCTGTTCGCAGAGCTGATTGCTAACGATAAGCCGTTATTAGTCGAATACGATAATCAATGGTATTACCCCATCGCTTATCAATATGCCGAGACCGAATTTGGTGGCGAGTTTGAGACCGAAGCGGACTACACCGATCCTTACGTTATTGAGTTAATTCAAGAGCAGGGCTTTATTATCTGGCCACTGATTCGCTTTAGTTATGACACCATCAATTATGACATCGTTGCCTCGGTGCCTTCTGCGCCAGACAGCGTTAACTGGTTGGGCACCGATGATAAGGGTAGGGATGTACTGGCGCGTATTATTTACGGCTTTAGGATCTCGGTGCTGTTTGGTTTTATCCTTACCCTGGTGTCGAGCATTGTTGGTGTGGCAGTGGGCGCGACGCAAGGCTACTACGGAGGTTGGCTCGATCTGCTTGGGCAGCGATTTATTGAAGTCTGGTCAGGGATGCCAACGCTATTTTTGCTGATCATCTTATCGAGTTTTGTGGAACCCAATTTTTGGTGGCTGCTGGGCATTATGGTGCTGTTTAGCTGGATGAGTTTGGTCGGCGTGGTACGTGCTGAATTTTTACGATGCCGTAATTTCGATTATGTTAAAGCCGCTCATGCCATGGGGGTGGATGATAAACGGATTATGCTGCGTCATATGCTGCCGAATGCCATGGTGGCGTCGCTAACCATGATGCCGTTTATTCTTTCTGGCTCGGTCACCACACTGACATCGCTTGATTTTCTGGGCTTTGGTTTGCCGGCGGGTTCGCCTTCTTTAGGTGAGTTATTAGCGCAAGGTAAAGCCAATTTGCAAGCGCCGTGGTTGGGCTTATCCGCGTTTGCGGTTCTGTCTGTCATGTTGACCTTACTGGTTTTCGCTGGCGAGGCGGTGCGTGATGCCTTTGACCCTCACCAACATGGATAA
- a CDS encoding microcin C ABC transporter permease YejB, protein MAAYIFRRLLLVIPTLWAIITINFFIIQIAPGGPVEQAIAQMQGLNSGVMERFSGGGTEVELESGSGDEATGYKGSRGLDPEVVEAIKQQFGFDKPIHVRYFDMLKNYAMFNFGDSLFRGGNVIDLIKDRLPVSISLGLWSTLIIYLISIPLGILKAIHHGSRFDVWSSAMIIVGYAIPGFLFAIILIILFASGNYFSWFPLRGLVSSNFDQLNWYQQILDYFWHLTLPILAMVIGGFATLSMLTKNSFLDEINKQYVVTARAKGLDERSILYKHVFRNAMLIIIAGFPSAFISIFFTGSMLIEVMFSLEGIGLLGFESTIQRDYPVVFSSLYIMTLLGLILSIISDLTYTWVDPRIDFEAR, encoded by the coding sequence ATGGCAGCCTATATATTCAGGCGATTATTGTTGGTGATACCCACACTCTGGGCCATTATCACCATCAATTTCTTTATTATTCAGATCGCACCCGGTGGTCCGGTTGAACAAGCGATTGCGCAGATGCAGGGCTTGAATTCCGGTGTTATGGAGCGCTTTAGTGGCGGCGGCACGGAGGTCGAACTTGAATCGGGCTCCGGTGACGAAGCAACAGGGTACAAGGGCTCGCGCGGGTTAGACCCGGAAGTGGTAGAGGCTATCAAGCAGCAGTTTGGTTTTGATAAGCCGATTCACGTGCGTTATTTCGATATGCTGAAAAACTACGCCATGTTTAATTTTGGCGACAGTTTATTCCGAGGCGGTAACGTGATTGATCTGATTAAAGATCGATTGCCGGTCTCCATTTCCCTTGGGTTATGGAGCACGCTAATCATCTATTTGATTTCAATTCCTTTAGGCATACTGAAAGCGATTCACCACGGCTCCCGCTTTGATGTTTGGTCAAGCGCCATGATTATTGTCGGTTATGCCATACCGGGCTTCTTATTTGCCATTATTCTGATCATTTTGTTTGCCAGCGGTAACTATTTTAGTTGGTTCCCGCTGCGCGGCTTAGTGTCGAGTAACTTTGACCAACTCAATTGGTACCAACAGATCTTGGATTACTTTTGGCATTTGACCCTACCGATCCTCGCGATGGTGATTGGGGGCTTTGCTACCTTGAGTATGCTGACCAAGAACTCCTTTCTCGATGAGATAAACAAGCAATACGTGGTCACGGCTCGAGCCAAAGGGTTGGATGAGCGTAGCATTCTCTACAAGCACGTCTTTAGAAATGCGATGTTGATTATCATTGCTGGTTTCCCGAGTGCGTTTATCAGTATTTTCTTCACGGGTTCAATGTTGATCGAAGTGATGTTCTCGCTCGAAGGTATTGGTTTATTGGGCTTTGAATCAACCATTCAACGCGATTACCCAGTGGTATTTAGTTCACTGTATATCATGACGTTATTGGGTCTGATTTTGAGTATTATTTCTGACTTAACCTATACCTGGGTTGACCCACGTATTGACTTTGAGGCGCGATAA